A single region of the Syngnathus acus chromosome 6, fSynAcu1.2, whole genome shotgun sequence genome encodes:
- the LOC119125007 gene encoding zinc finger protein 2-like isoform X1, protein MFARTTAKYVEEKVCSRQRLEALWLQPYVVLRRADISEAICPKQEPERTHIKEEDVGKEVQHFNDQMEQNFFCIIKKEEEPERPCNKAEGEDSCDIKDFYDIKKEEEEDACEMPLIGLPLKSLDEGQHEVSKGEEPPSCSSSQQLSRESDGDHCGGSQAAPPSDSDDVSSHVPAAAADNDESQNKHRQCSQCGFFFAHSSSLKQHMKIHTRKKNFSCSFSGQKLSKRTNLKRHTGIHTCEKPFSCSVCGQRFSDKGTLKRHTRIHTGEKPFSCSVSCQRVSIENFRVSWGDEQ, encoded by the exons ATGTTCGCAAGGACCACAGCAAAGTACGTGGAGGAAAAGGTCTGTAGTCGTCAACGACTGGAAGCTCTTTGGCTGCAGCCTTATGTTGTGTTGCGCAGAGCAG acatcAGTGAAGCTATTTGTCCTAAGCAGGAGCCAGAGCGCACTcacattaaagaggaagatgtGGGCAAAGAGGTCCAACATTTCAATGACCAAATGGAGCAGAATTTCTTTTGCATCataaaaaaggaagaagagcCGGAGCGGCCTTGTAATAAAGCGGAGGGAGAGGACTCCTGCGACATTAAAGACTTCTATGACATTaaaaaggaagaggaggaggatgccTGCGAGATGCCATTGATTGGTCTCCCTTTGAAGAGTTTAGATGAGGGTCAACATGAGGTGAGCAAAGGGGAGGAGCCTCCAAGCTGCAGCTCAAGTCAACAACTGAGCAGAGAAAGTGATGGAGACCACTGTGGAGGATCACAAGCAGCTCCACCATCAGATAGTGATGATGTGTCGTCACatgttcctgctgctgctgctgataaTGATGagtctcaaaacaaacacaggcaatgttctcagtgtggatttttttttgctcatagcagtagtttgaaacaacacatgaaaatacacacaagaaagaaaaacttttccTGCTCATTTAGTGGCCAAAAACTTTCTAAGAGGacaaatttaaaaaggcacacaGGAATCCACACtt gtgagaaacctttttcatgttcagtttgtggccaaagattctctgaCAAGGGAACCTTAAAAAgacatacaagaatccacactggtgagaaacctttttcatgctcag TCAGTTGCCAAAGAGTCTCTATTGAGAATTTCCGAGTGTCGTGGGGAGATGAGCAATGA
- the LOC119125007 gene encoding zinc finger and SCAN domain-containing protein 31-like isoform X2 codes for MFARTTAKYVEEKVCSRQRLEALWLQPYVVLRRADISEAICPKQEPERTHIKEEDVGKEVQHFNDQMEQNFFCIIKKEEEPERPCNKAEGEDSCDIKDFYDIKKEEEEDACEMPLIGLPLKSLDEGQHEVSKGEEPPSCSSSQQLSRESDGDHCGGSQAAPPSDSDDVSSHVPAAAADNDESQNKHRQCSQCGFFFAHSSSLKQHMKIHTRKKNFSCSFSGQKLSKRTNLKRHTGIHTCEKPFSCSVCGQRFSDKGTLKRHTRIHTGEKPFSCSFVAKNSLRGDV; via the exons ATGTTCGCAAGGACCACAGCAAAGTACGTGGAGGAAAAGGTCTGTAGTCGTCAACGACTGGAAGCTCTTTGGCTGCAGCCTTATGTTGTGTTGCGCAGAGCAG acatcAGTGAAGCTATTTGTCCTAAGCAGGAGCCAGAGCGCACTcacattaaagaggaagatgtGGGCAAAGAGGTCCAACATTTCAATGACCAAATGGAGCAGAATTTCTTTTGCATCataaaaaaggaagaagagcCGGAGCGGCCTTGTAATAAAGCGGAGGGAGAGGACTCCTGCGACATTAAAGACTTCTATGACATTaaaaaggaagaggaggaggatgccTGCGAGATGCCATTGATTGGTCTCCCTTTGAAGAGTTTAGATGAGGGTCAACATGAGGTGAGCAAAGGGGAGGAGCCTCCAAGCTGCAGCTCAAGTCAACAACTGAGCAGAGAAAGTGATGGAGACCACTGTGGAGGATCACAAGCAGCTCCACCATCAGATAGTGATGATGTGTCGTCACatgttcctgctgctgctgctgataaTGATGagtctcaaaacaaacacaggcaatgttctcagtgtggatttttttttgctcatagcagtagtttgaaacaacacatgaaaatacacacaagaaagaaaaacttttccTGCTCATTTAGTGGCCAAAAACTTTCTAAGAGGacaaatttaaaaaggcacacaGGAATCCACACtt gtgagaaacctttttcatgttcagtttgtggccaaagattctctgaCAAGGGAACCTTAAAAAgacatacaagaatccacactggtgagaaacctttttcatgctca tttgtggccaaaaattctctcagaGGGGACGTTTAA